The genome window TGGGTGTGCCGGTTGTTTTGCCCTCAAACACTCCCGATAGCACTTCAAATTCGTCTGCTTCCTTCCGTTGCGTGGTAATTCTCGACTGTCCTGGCTTGCGCCTGGTCAGCTCGCTTTGTATAAAGTCTGAGTCGAAATTGACGCCTGCCGGGCACCCTTCTATGATCACACCAATGCCCGCTCCGTGCGACTCACCGAATGTGGCTATTTTGAATATCTTACCGTACGTACTTCCCATTAAAAATTTACTTTCTGAATACCCAAACCATTGCGATCAATAGCAGAATCACTATGCCGTTGGTGGTGTCTTTTAAAATCTTTTTATAATCTATTGAATCTTTGCTGCTATCAAGGCTTTCCAGGTTGTCGTACAGCCCGGAAGAGCCGCTCAGTGATAAGTTGGCAAGCTTATAGTCCTCGCCCTTTACAGAAAGCATTTTTGCGGACCGCAATGTATCATACTTTGCTTTTGACGAATTGAAATATACCCATTGAAAATACCGTCCTAACGGAAATTCCCCGTCCTTTCTGGGAACAACAAAGTAATCGAAAGTTTTCTCCCCTACCACACTTTGGTAGCTTCTTTTAATGATTTGACTTACTTCCGGCGGATAAATGTCAAATGTAGAGTTGGATTGGATCGTCGGTGCCGGAATAGCGGCAATGTTCCCAACGCCTTCCACCTTGAACATGTAACGCACGCTCTCGCCGGGATAAACGAGCGTGCTGGACAGATTCTCCTTTAATGCATACTGCCCAACCGCAACCTGATCCCTTAACGGATGATCCGGCAACTGGCGCACGACAATAGCCGCCTTGTTCGACCTGAACGACCTCACCACTTTCCGCTCCACATTTACTGCCTTGCTGTTATCGATAACAAGCATTTGCAGGGCGATCGAAGGAAAAACAATGTCTTCGGTCGTGATCGGGAAAAGCCGGGCCTGGTACATGTTATATTCCGTATACCGGCGGCCTCTGATTGTTATGCGACGTTTGACAATTTCCTCAATGCCCACATTCTCTTCCCAGCAATTCGCCGGCCGTAACTGTTTGAGGATAGATTGCAATTGCTCATTGAACCGGTAAAATTCCATTTGTACCGGCGCATTCTCAGCAATGTATAGAGAAATGCGCAACGCAAATCCTTCCCTAATAAAAACTGCCTTTTTATCCGTCTGGACGGACAGGAAAATCCCGTCGCCTGTATCTTCCACATCCGCCTCAAAAGTAGGGCTCACGCCTACGGAAACAGCGTCTCCCGGGCTTGCTTGCTGAGAAAAGACAACCATTGTCTCTTCTGATTTTAATTTGAGGCTGTTGATCGTGATTACGAACGCGGGAATGAGGTAGTTCCCTGGCTTAGCTGCGAAGTATTCCTGTGTGATGGTTTGTATCACCACTTTCTTGCCATACACCGTGCTGATGGCACTGGTTGCTGACTTGCTTCTTTTTTCCAACCCGTTTATTTCCGGAAAAATAACCGCCGGCCGCGTTTCTGCATCACGCAGAACAACCGATATAAGGAAAGGCTGATCCAATGATAAGTTTTTGGATCCTAATTCAATGGTAGAGGCGTCATTAATAGTCTGGGCCAGAAGCGTACCAGAAAAACACAAAATAATATTTAATAACGCATATAATTTCATTAAATATTTTCGTTAGCTTTATTAGGAATTGCCGCTCTCAGACGTTTTTAATTTAATTCTGATGCATATTATTCACTTCCCTAAACCACAAAATTACATAATACTATGGCCTCCATGCTTGAATACATAAAAATTATTCTGCAGAAAGTTAGTTTCGACCGCAGATTGTTTGAAAAAGAACTTAGAAAAGCAATCCGTATGTTGATGCCAGCCGAGGTAAAAAGATTACGACAATGGTGTTACGATAATTACGGAACGGTTCATCTACCAGTACTCAATACTTGTTTTGCGCGCCTGTCTTCATTGGGCTAGCATTTTTTAAATTTTTATAATGAAAGAAGCCGCTTGGATATCCAAGCGGCTTCTTTCATTATAACCTAACCGAATTATTTTTTCTTCGGTGTTGCTGCTGCTTTTGTTTTAGCACCAGCTTTTGCGCCTGCTGCTGGCTGCGTTTCAGCTGTTGGCGTAGCTAATCCTAATGCTTCTTTTGCAGATATGTTATCCGGATCCACTTTTAGAAGTTTCTCCCAATATTCCTTCGCCTTTGCTTCATCTTTCAATGTAGTTTGAGCGTGGAATGCAAGATAGCCATAAGCCAATTTCAAATAAGACTTGTATTTGCTTGGATCTGGATCTTTTTCAGCCAGTTCAGTCAATCTCAAATAGTAAGGCTGAGAAATTCCCTTGTCAACGTTTTCTTGTCTGTCATATGCATTGTAAAGCGTACTTGCTCTCCAATAGTATCCATATGGCCAGTCAGGAAGTTTCTGAGTAACAGTCGCGAAGATCGAATCTGCTTTCAGGAATAATGTACGTCTTTCCATTGAAATCTTCGCACTGTCTGCATAGTTTGAATCTGCAGCAGTTGGAAGCACTTTCGCAGTTGCCATCTGGAAGTTAGACAAACCAGTGTAGTAATAGTCATTCGCGCTTGCTTTTGCAGTATCCAATGCGATACCTTTTTCAAAAGTTGCAGCAGCGTTCGGGAAATCTTTCGCAGCATAATACAGGGCAGCAACTTCTTTGTATGCAGTTGCAGCTTCTGCTTTGCTCGTATCCATATCAGCACCTTTCAAAATGTAAGCAACACCGGTCGAGTCATATCCTTTTCCGTCTGTTACTTTCTGGTTGTATGCACGACCCAAATATTTGTAGTCATCACCAATTACTTTATCCGGAGCAATTTTGATGAATTCTGTCAAGTTCTGGATAGCTTCGTCAGGCTTGTTAGTCTTGAAGTTAGACCAGCCATACATACGCAATGTGATCGGGTTGTTGATTTTGCCTTTGATCTCTTCAAGCAATTGCAATGATTTTGCATAATCGTCAGCCGTAAATGCAAACTGAGCAGCACGCAATTTCATTTCAGGATCAGTAGTTCCGCTTTTCTGGATGTACAAATCGAAGTTTTCAGCAGCTTGTTTGTATTTCTGAGCCAGGAAGTACAACTCCGCAAGGTCTTTGTATGCCGGTGCAAAGTTAGGATCTGCTTCAATGGCCTTTTTGTAGTTTTCAAGCGCCAGGTTGTAGTTCTTACCACGAAGGTAAATCTGACCAATCGCGTTGTGAGCAGTTGCGTAGTTTGGTTTTGCTGTCAAAGCATATTCATAAGCCGTTACAGCAGCACCACCTTCATTACGTAACATTAATGCATCCCCTTTTGCAAGATAGGCGTCAGCAAGATTTTTATCTCTCTTAACAGCTTCATCCAGCAATCTGATTGCCTCAGCAGGATCGTTGTTTTTCTCGAAAAGCGTGTAAGCCTCGCCTATTCTGAAAAGAACCTCAGCATCTTTTTTCTTTTTCTTCTCTGCTTCGTCGAAAAGCTCTTTCGCTTTTGCTTTTTCTCCTTTGGCAAGAGCAACTGTTCCCTGACCTACTTTATTCAAATAGGATTTATCATCAATCGTAAGACCTTTATCAAAGGCTTTTTGTGCTTCGTCCAGTTGATTGGTTTTTATATAGTAATAACCAAGGTAATATTGGTTATCAGCAGAAGGCGTTGTTTCTGCGAGTTTTTTAAATAAATCACCTGCTTCATTGTAACGTTCTCCGTTGATCAATGCTAAGCCGTCCTGCGTAGTTTGTGCGTGTAAATTAACAAACGCTAATAAACCAATTACCAGTGCTACTAATTTCATTCTCATGTTTCTGTTCATTTTTTACCCGGTTAAAATAATGATAAAAAATTTGGCTTTCCAATAACAAGTCCCAAATCTTAAATTGTATTACACTTCTTAAAAATTCTTCCCCGTGGTTATTTCGAGCTCCCTGGGGTAAGGTACAGTTGGCAATAAGCCCATTTTTTGAATTATTAAACCTCCTACATCCCGTGCGATATAGGTCATTAGTCCGCCTCCCAATCCCGAATATCCTTCACGGCTGATGATATATAAATCCCGGTGGAGGGGATATCTTTTAAATTCAAGTCCGCTTTGAAAGGGCTGAATATAATTTGACAAAGAATCTGGATTAGCCTTTTGAGCAACACCCAATACGTTGATTCCTTTTGACAATTCCCTTGTTGCTAATGAATGCCCTTCGCTGATCCAGCTTACGCCTATAAAACCCAAATGTAGCGGGTTAGACCTGATATCTTTGATTACATTCTCGTTAGAACCAGCTGATGTAATACGCAAACGTTGAATGTCCTTGATCCCAAATTTATTAAGAATGAAGTTCAAGTTGCTTGCATTGGCATTGTCAAACACCAATGTTATAGGCCCTTTTTGATTTCCATCCTTCAACTGAGACCAGTCCGTAATTTTCCCTTCCAGTATTGCCTTAATCTCGGGCATTGTTATTAAGCTGTCCGTATTTGATTTGCTTACTACCAACGCCAGCCCATCAGTTGCAATGTGCTGAAACTTATGGGATCCTTTCTGCTTCTTAATGAGCTCTGTCTCCTTCTCGCTTAACTGCCTGGTCGAGAAAATGATCCGGGCACTGTCGTTAAGCAATTGACGAATCGCTTCTTGCTCTGGCTTATACTCTAACTTAAAATGCGTATTCGGGTAAATTCCCTCGTATGCATTCGTTAGCGCATTAACAATCGGCTTGAATGATTCGTCTGAGGCAACGGTAATTGTTCCCTGCCTCGGGTTATCAAGATCACCATTAGAACCACCGCAACCTAGCAAGCTCAGAAACGCTACTGATGTGCCGAGCAATATTCCGGCTGACCAAAATTTCATAGTTCTTTTTGATTTCTTCTTCTCCAAACCCTGTAACCTCTGTAAGCTCCGTACAAAATAAGTGTGCCAGCGAAAGCATTCCTTGCCAGACTGCCAACAGGTAACAACCTAAATGACAAGGAGGAGAGGACTAAAAAGACCCCTCCTCCTATGTATGTCAGAGCCATTAACACAGAGGTTAGATCACCGATCTTCTCATGCAATGGTTTTTCCCTCATGAGTTACTCCAGCTGGAAATTGATTGGCAAGTTGTACTTAACACGAACCGCACGTCCTGATTGCTTACCTGGTTTCCACTTCGGCATTGCTTTCACAACACGGATAGCTTCTTCGTCGCAACCAAAACCAAGTCCTTTCAATACAGCCACATCTTGGATACTACCATCCGTATTTACTACAAATGACATAAACACCCTTCCTGAAACGTTGGCACGTGAAGCTGCACTTGGGTATTTGATATTTTTACCTAAATACTTGTACATTTCAGCCGTACCACCTGGAAACTCGGGCTGCTGCTCAACAACGGTAAAAACCTTTTCCGGTTCTGGCGCTGCTTCTACAACTGTTCCTTTGCTTGGTGCCGCAACTGCTTCGGGAGCAACAATGATCTCGTTCGCATTGGGATCTCCTTCAACTGTTTTATCCGCAACAACAGCTTCCTTAATTTCTTCTACTGTTGGTGGTGGCACCTCTTCAGGCACTTCTTCATCCTTTTTAACCTCAGGAGGCAAGAACTTCACCGTATTCACCTTAGGTTGTTCAACCGGCGGTGGTGGCGGTGGTGGCGGTTCTGCCGGATCAATTGGCGGCGGTGGTATTTTCATTAAATCCACCTCAACCATTGCTACTTCTTCTTCCTCGCCAGCCGACAGTTTATTAATAATTGACGGTGTAAACATTGCAAGAACAAAGAGAGCTGCTCCGATTATGGTAGCCTTCGTCACATCGGCACGATAGCCCTGACGAAGTGAAAATGCTCCGTACGCCTTATTTCGATCAGCAAACACTATATCATCCAGTGTAGCATTCGGGCCTATTTCTGCCATGGCGCTTTGAATTTGATTTGATTAAATTGTTATTTTTCTACGATTTTGTCACCCAAGAGCTTTTTCTCCGAATCTGTCAGAGTCTCTACAAGTGCATATCTCTTTGATTTGGTAATGGCCATTTCGTCCAATACGTCAACCATGTTCTTATAGGTTGAAACCGGCGTTGGCTTGATTACCACAACAAAAGGATCGTTTCCTTTTTCATCCTTTGGATTTGCAGCATTGATACGCTTAGCAGAGTTGAAAATCACACTTCTCAAATCGAACCCGTAGCGGGTTGTTTTCAAAGATGCTTCTGCTTTATCGTCATCCGCAGCTACTCCATCCAGATAATATACATCGTCGTTGGCTCCCATAAAAAGGGTCAACACTTTTGACGCTTTTAGCGGTTCGGTTTTTTCCTGGTCCTTTTCATCCGTCTTATCAGGAACAGCCAGCGTCATAGATGTCGGTTTCGACATAGTTGTTGCTAGCATGAAAAACGTGATAAGCAAGAATCCCAAGTCCACCATTGGCGTCATGTCTACACGGGTAGACATCTTTTTGCCCCGAACCTTACCGTCACCTTTGCCATGCCCACCACCACCGGATTCTTCAATTGCTGCCATTTTCTCTTCTTATTAAAATGATCTCTTTAATTAAAATTAATCGTTCGTGTAGCCGGCAGGCGCTTGTTCGCTACCTGTGATCAGGTTGAACTTGTTGATGTTCTGCGACTGTAAGTTAGACAACACGTCCTTGAAAACCGGGAACTTGGAAAGATTGTCACCTTTCAAAGCGATCCTCAATTGACTGTTAGCCTTACGAGCTGCATAAACCCAGTCAGCCAGTTCACTTGCCCCCGTAGAGTCAACCGGGATACCTGGTTGCTTCACATTCGGCATTTGCTCCTTCGACATATTCAACCAAGGTTTCAATTGGTTCAATGGAAATCCAAAGCTTGATTGCAATGCAAATTTTGCTTTCTCAGTCTCAGTGAACGTGATCCCTTTTGATTGACCAATGTTTTCAAGCATTGCTGCTCTTACCGGTTTTGCATCCACTCCAAAGAACACTTTGCCCGCTTTGTCAATACTAATGACCATAATGTCATCATCAGGAACTTTAATCTGCGAAATGGAAGAGGGTGTTGTAATCTCCGCTTCATTCGACTTAAAAGTTGCCGTCATGATAAAGAACGTCAGTAGTAAGAACGCTACGTCAGTCATCGCTGTCATATCTGTATGCGGCGCATGCTTCTTAGGTCTTACCTTTCCCATAGCAAATATATAAGTTTTTTGTATATTAACGAAACTTTCATATTAATAGTTCAAAAAACTATTAATAATGTGTAGCAAAGTTTGATTGAAGGCTTAGGCCGATTTCATCAATGCTATAAGTAAGGTCGTCAACACGGCTGTTCAGGTAAGCGTATGAGATCGTTGCGATCGCAGAAGTACCGATACCAAGTGCCGTATTAATAAGGGCCTCAGAGATACCTGTGGCAAGTGCAGCGGAGTCAGGAGAACCTGATGTACCAAGAGCCGCGAAGGCTTTGATCATACCGATTACCGTTCCAAGAAGTGCCAAAAGTGTAGATGCACCTGCAAGTGTTGCGATAATCGTAAGGTTTTTCTGAAGCATTGGAAGTTCAAGCGTAGTTGCTTCTTCGATTTCTTTCTGAAGCGCTGCCAGTTTCTGCTCTTTGTCAAGTGCAGTCTCCGTAGTCAATTGCTTATATTTCAAAAGACCTGCTTTGATAACGTTACCAACAGAACCTTTTTGTCTGTCACATTCTTTAATTGCTTCTTCGATTTGGTTTTTGTCAAGAAGACCTCTCAGCTTCACAACGAATGCATCGATGCTTCCAGAACCTTGAGCTTTGTTCAAAGTGATCAAACGCTCGATTGTAAATGTTAACACGATCAGGAAACAAGTCATCAAAATTGGTACGATAGGACCTCCTTTGTAAACGATTCCGTAGTAATCACCATCGATTGGGCCTTTTGCGTGATCGCCATCTTTAAAGTGTTCGGGAGCTCCCAGAACAAAAATGTAAACTGCCAATGCAATCGCAAATAGTAGAGGGATTACCAATGCCGGGTTCAAACCGCCTTTGCCTTTTGTTGCTGCCGCAGCAGGCTTTGGAGCTGGTGCCGGACTTGTAGCTTTCTTTTCCATCAGACTTACTTTTAAAGGTTAAATTGAGATTTTGGTTGTGAATTAAATAAAACTTTTGGTTAAAACTGGATTTGGTAAAATAAAATTTTGATTGCGTTTTAGATATTAGCCTTCTACAAAAGTATGAGTTTTCCTTTTAAAAAAAAGCAAGCATTTCGTCAGTTTTTTTCCCGAAATTTTTGACATAGCACGTACAAATTGCATAATTTAAAGAAACCCGCACGTTTAATTTTCTTAGTTATTCTCGATTTTGTACTGATTAAGAACTAAATGCAATCTAAATTCAAACTTATACATAATTGTACTCTTTACAATGATCGCTGCGAACATGTTTTTCAAAGCTGCCGATTGTATTTCAAAATATTTCAACATTCTCGTAGAAAAGCAAATATTATTTTTCTCCTACTATTAGTTAAACAACAATTTTAAATTTTGGACAAGCCCTATTTTATGTGCCAGGGCAAATTTTACTAAAACAACAGAAGCAAGACACCGGTTTCCATCGTCAATGCTTACAGTTCCCGAATAATTTGTCACCACGGAAAACAGAATCGCAAAAATCAGGTAATTTTGACATCCGTTTCAGTCCCCGACGGTAACTTAACAAATTCATAACATCATGAAAATTGACAAGGAGTCTCTTAAAAAAATAGCCCACCTGGCCCGTTTGGAGATAAAACCAGAGGAAGAAGAAGGCATTTTAAAGAGTATGGACTCGGTATTGACGTGGATGGAGCAGCTGGACGAGGTGGATACTGATGGCGTTGAACCTCTGACTCATATCCTTAGCGAAGTGAACAACTGGCGCGAAGATGTGGGCGTGAACACGATGACGAGGGAAGATGCACTTGCAAATGCACCGGCAAAAAATGCTTCCTATATAATGGTCCCGAAGGTGATTGAGTAACTTATAGGACACTTTGTCCGTGTGCTCACCAATTTATCTGAAAATCGTCGGCATCATTCAATGCTGGGAAAGCGACCCGGTACGCATCAAGATCACCTTTATGGAAAGTGACGATCTTTTCCGTTTCTGCATTGGCCAGCATACTCAGCGGCTCCCCAAGATAATCGAGCGCAACCGAATCTCCCTGGTAAGTTAGCCCATTTGCATCCGAGCCAACGCGGTTCACGCCTACCACATAGCTTTGGTTTTCAATAGCCCGGGCTTTTAACAAAGTATTCCAGGCATGCGCACGCCTGGCCGGCCAATTCGCTACATATATAAGGATGTCATAAGGATCGGAAGCACTGTTACGGCTCCAAACGGGAAACCGGAGATCGTAGCAAACCAATGGGCAAACCTTCCAGCCCTTGTAATTAATGATCAGCCTGGATTTCCCGGGTGTATAGGTAAGGTGCTCATTTCCAAAACTGAAAAGATGCTTCTTATCATTAAATACATAGGAACCATCGGGAGCAACGCACATTAACCGATTGTAGAACCTCCCTTCTTCCTTTACAGCAAAGCTCCCGATGACAAGCGCGTTCGCTTGTGCAGCCATTTGCTTCATCCAGCGCGTGGTGGTGAAATTCATGGGTTCGGCCGCTGCGGTGTTCATTGTGAAACCCGAGTTGAACATTTCCGGAAGCACAATGATATCCACCGGACCCGACAGCGTCGCTATTTTTTCTTCAAGCGTTGCCAGGTTAGCAGTCGTGTTTTCCCAAAACAGGTCGGTTTGAATTAAAGCGACCGACAATGTTTCCGTAGACTGTTCTGCTATCATGGTGGATGCTTTAATGAGTGAATGAGTGAATGAGTAAGTGAGTGGGCAATGACTTCATTGCTATTGTTTTATTCACTCATTCACTCATTAAAAATTATCTCCGCCCCGGAAAACGCATGCGGTAATCTGAGTCTACATTGCCTTTTGTAATGTCCGCGAGTTTCCTTTTGATTAATTGCTTTTTCAATGTTGGCAGGTAATCGACGAAAAGTTTGCCTAACAAATGATCATATTCATGCTGAATGATCCTGGCGGCCATTCCGGTATATTCTTCGGTATACTCATTCCAATCCGTATCGCGGTAACGGATTTTCACGCGCTCGGGGCGGTATACATCGCCACGGATCCCCGGAATGCTCAGACAGCCTTCTTCAAATGCCCATTCTTTACCATCCTCTTCCAGGATTTCAGGGTTGATGAATGTTTTTTTGAAATCAGCCAATGAAAGATCCGGTTCATCGTCGTCGTCATCGTCTTTTTCACTGAACGGCGTTGCGTCCACCACAAAAACACGGATATTCATGCCGATCTGCGGCGCTGCCAGCCCTACCCCATTTGCACCATGCATGGTCTCAAACATATCTTCTGAAAGTTTTTTCAGATCAAGCTGGTCTTTTTCAATGAATTGGGTTGGTTTTCTCAGGATAGGATCTCCGTATGCTACGATGGGATAAATCATTGTAATGCGACTTTATTCGTTGTAATATAATGTAACCTGTAAATGCCGCTCACCTTTTACTTTCCATATAAGACTGGAGAATGATCGTGGCGCTTATTTTATCAATGTTGCCCTTTTCCCGTCGGTCGCTCTTTTTGGAGCCGGACGCAATCATGGATTGCAGGGCCATAGACGACGTGAACCTTTCGTCGTGTGCGTGTACAGGAATGTCCGGAAATGTTTTTTTCAGGATTTTAATAAATGCGGTTACTCTTGCCGCATTCTCACTTTCCGTATTATCAAGCCTTTTCGGCATTCCTACTATAAATGCTTCGATTGGTTCACTGGCTGCGTATTTCTTTAAAAACTCCGTTAAGTCATGCGTCCTGACCGTATCAAGGGCAGTGGCAATGATCTGCAAAGGATCTGTAACAGCAATACCGGTGCGTTTGGCACCATAATCAATCGCCAGAAGACGCGGCATTTATCTTAAAGAATGTTAATTGCTTGCAAAGATAAGACCTTTCAATTAGCTTTTCCTGATAGTGCGGGCTCAATATAGATTTTGATACACGCATCACAGAATCCGATTATCTTTGTTTCATGATTGAAAAGCGCTGGATACACAACCCTGAATTTACTTCTGAACAAACACACATTGTCCTGGAACTGGCCGAATCGTTAAAAGTAAGCCCGTCGCTGGCTACCCTTTTGGTACAACGCGGCATCCTTGATTTTGAGCAATCCCGAAACTTTTTCCGCCCCGACCTTGCGCATTTACATGATCCGTTTTTAATGCAGGACATGTATGCAGCCGTCAGCAGGCTGAATGATGCGATCAGAAATGGTGAAAAAATATTGGTTTACGGAGATTATGATGTGGACGGCACCACTTCCGTCGCATTGTTCTACGGTTTTTTGAAAAAAATATATCCAAATCTCGACTATTACATTCCCGACCGTTACGAAGAAGGCTACGGCGTTTCGTGGCAAAGCATTGACTGGGCGCACGCAAACGGTTTTTCACTCATTGTAACACTGGATTGCGGTGTAAAATCGGTTGATAAAGTTACTGCTGCCAAAGAAAGAGGCATCGACTTCATTATATGTGATCACCACCGGCCCGGTTCTGAGCTGCCGCCGGCAGTTGCTGTCCTCGACCCAAAAAGAGATGATTGCGCATATCCTTATAAAGAACTCACAGGCTGCGGCGTTGGATTTAAACTGCTGCAAGCCTTCTGTATAGACAATGAAATAGACCCGGCGGGTTTGTTCGATCATCTGGACCTGCTGGTGATCAGCATTGCTTCGGACATTGTGCCTATTACGGGTGAAAACCGGATTTTGGCATATTATGGTTTGCAAAGATTAAATGCTGCACCAAGATGTGGCGTTAAAGCATTGATCCAAATCGCCGGATTGAATGGTGTGCTGGACATTACCAATGTGGTTTTTGGTCTCGGGCCAAGAATTAATGCGGCTGGACGGATCAAGCATGCGAAAGAGGCAGTAAGACTTTTACTATGCGAAGAAAACGAAGAAGCCGCTGATTTTGCACACGAGATTAACAAGCACAACAGCGAGCGACGAACCTTTGACACCAGCATCACGGAACAGGCGCTTTTCATGATTGAAAACGACGACTGGTTTACGACCGCAAAAAGTACCGTATTATATAAGGAAGACTGGCACAAAGGCGTGATCGGAATTGTCGCGAGCCGGTGCATTGAAAAATACCATCGTCCGACCATTATATTAACGCAATCACATGGAAAAGCCGCAGGTTCCGCACGGTCGGTTCCGGGATTTGATGTGTATGAAGCTATTGAGGAATGTGCGGATCTTTTGGAACAATATGGCGGGCATACTTTCGCAGCAGGGCTTACATTGCCTTTGCAAAATGTGGAAGCATTCAAAACGCGTTTCAATGACATTGTAAGCAGCCGTATCTTACCCGATCAGCTCATCCCGATGATCAATATCGATATGTTGCTAGAACTGGATGTGATCACGCCGAAATTTTATAACATTCTCCGTCAAATGGGCCCCTTTGGTCCCGGAAACATGACGCCGATCTTTGAATCCCGCAATGTTTCACTGGCGGGAAGGCCAACGATCATGAAGGAAAAGCATCTTAAATTCGATGTAAAGCAGAATGATTCCGGAATATTCACGGCGATCGGCTTCGGCATGGCGCACTTTTATCCGGATTTAATTAACGGAAGGCTGTTTTCGATCGCGTATTGCCTTGAAGAGAATAACTTTCGGGACAAAAAAACGTTACAACTGTCTTTAAAAGACATCAAGTTTCTTTAAGCCCTCAGCATGCGCTCTGGGCCAGCAAACAGATAAAAAACAATGATATTAAGAACCGAAAACCTTGTAAAAAAATACGGGGTTCGTCTTGTCAACAATAATGTAAGCTATCAGGTTGAACAGGGCGAAATTGTAGGTTTGCTTGGGCCGAATGGTGCTGGTAAAACAACCTCTTTTTACATGGCCGTAGGATTGGTTAAACCCAACAGCGGAAAAGTTTACCTGGACGATAAGGACATTACGAGCCTTCCTATGTACAAGCGTGCGCGCCTGGGCCTGGGCTATCTCGCGCAGGAAGCCTCTGTTTTCCGATCATTGACGGTTGAGGAAAACATTCGTGCTGTGCTGGAAATGACAGACCTCTCCCGCGCTGATCAAAGACAGAAAGTGGAAGAACTGCTGGAAGAGTTTCACCTGACGCACGTGCAGAAAAGTAAGGGAATGGTGCTTTCGGGAGGAGAACGCCGCCGGACCGAAATCGCCCGCGCGCTGGCAGTGGACCCTAA of Dyadobacter chenhuakuii contains these proteins:
- a CDS encoding BatD family protein translates to MKLYALLNIILCFSGTLLAQTINDASTIELGSKNLSLDQPFLISVVLRDAETRPAVIFPEINGLEKRSKSATSAISTVYGKKVVIQTITQEYFAAKPGNYLIPAFVITINSLKLKSEETMVVFSQQASPGDAVSVGVSPTFEADVEDTGDGIFLSVQTDKKAVFIREGFALRISLYIAENAPVQMEFYRFNEQLQSILKQLRPANCWEENVGIEEIVKRRITIRGRRYTEYNMYQARLFPITTEDIVFPSIALQMLVIDNSKAVNVERKVVRSFRSNKAAIVVRQLPDHPLRDQVAVGQYALKENLSSTLVYPGESVRYMFKVEGVGNIAAIPAPTIQSNSTFDIYPPEVSQIIKRSYQSVVGEKTFDYFVVPRKDGEFPLGRYFQWVYFNSSKAKYDTLRSAKMLSVKGEDYKLANLSLSGSSGLYDNLESLDSSKDSIDYKKILKDTTNGIVILLLIAMVWVFRK
- a CDS encoding tetratricopeptide repeat protein, giving the protein MKLVALVIGLLAFVNLHAQTTQDGLALINGERYNEAGDLFKKLAETTPSADNQYYLGYYYIKTNQLDEAQKAFDKGLTIDDKSYLNKVGQGTVALAKGEKAKAKELFDEAEKKKKKDAEVLFRIGEAYTLFEKNNDPAEAIRLLDEAVKRDKNLADAYLAKGDALMLRNEGGAAVTAYEYALTAKPNYATAHNAIGQIYLRGKNYNLALENYKKAIEADPNFAPAYKDLAELYFLAQKYKQAAENFDLYIQKSGTTDPEMKLRAAQFAFTADDYAKSLQLLEEIKGKINNPITLRMYGWSNFKTNKPDEAIQNLTEFIKIAPDKVIGDDYKYLGRAYNQKVTDGKGYDSTGVAYILKGADMDTSKAEAATAYKEVAALYYAAKDFPNAAATFEKGIALDTAKASANDYYYTGLSNFQMATAKVLPTAADSNYADSAKISMERRTLFLKADSIFATVTQKLPDWPYGYYWRASTLYNAYDRQENVDKGISQPYYLRLTELAEKDPDPSKYKSYLKLAYGYLAFHAQTTLKDEAKAKEYWEKLLKVDPDNISAKEALGLATPTAETQPAAGAKAGAKTKAAATPKKK
- a CDS encoding energy transducer TonB, whose amino-acid sequence is MAEIGPNATLDDIVFADRNKAYGAFSLRQGYRADVTKATIIGAALFVLAMFTPSIINKLSAGEEEEVAMVEVDLMKIPPPPIDPAEPPPPPPPPVEQPKVNTVKFLPPEVKKDEEVPEEVPPPTVEEIKEAVVADKTVEGDPNANEIIVAPEAVAAPSKGTVVEAAPEPEKVFTVVEQQPEFPGGTAEMYKYLGKNIKYPSAASRANVSGRVFMSFVVNTDGSIQDVAVLKGLGFGCDEEAIRVVKAMPKWKPGKQSGRAVRVKYNLPINFQLE
- a CDS encoding substrate-binding domain-containing protein; the encoded protein is MKFWSAGILLGTSVAFLSLLGCGGSNGDLDNPRQGTITVASDESFKPIVNALTNAYEGIYPNTHFKLEYKPEQEAIRQLLNDSARIIFSTRQLSEKETELIKKQKGSHKFQHIATDGLALVVSKSNTDSLITMPEIKAILEGKITDWSQLKDGNQKGPITLVFDNANASNLNFILNKFGIKDIQRLRITSAGSNENVIKDIRSNPLHLGFIGVSWISEGHSLATRELSKGINVLGVAQKANPDSLSNYIQPFQSGLEFKRYPLHRDLYIISREGYSGLGGGLMTYIARDVGGLIIQKMGLLPTVPYPRELEITTGKNF
- a CDS encoding MotA/TolQ/ExbB proton channel family protein is translated as MEKKATSPAPAPKPAAAATKGKGGLNPALVIPLLFAIALAVYIFVLGAPEHFKDGDHAKGPIDGDYYGIVYKGGPIVPILMTCFLIVLTFTIERLITLNKAQGSGSIDAFVVKLRGLLDKNQIEEAIKECDRQKGSVGNVIKAGLLKYKQLTTETALDKEQKLAALQKEIEEATTLELPMLQKNLTIIATLAGASTLLALLGTVIGMIKAFAALGTSGSPDSAALATGISEALINTALGIGTSAIATISYAYLNSRVDDLTYSIDEIGLSLQSNFATHY
- a CDS encoding ExbD/TolR family protein, whose translation is MGKVRPKKHAPHTDMTAMTDVAFLLLTFFIMTATFKSNEAEITTPSSISQIKVPDDDIMVISIDKAGKVFFGVDAKPVRAAMLENIGQSKGITFTETEKAKFALQSSFGFPLNQLKPWLNMSKEQMPNVKQPGIPVDSTGASELADWVYAARKANSQLRIALKGDNLSKFPVFKDVLSNLQSQNINKFNLITGSEQAPAGYTND
- a CDS encoding ExbD/TolR family protein; its protein translation is MAAIEESGGGGHGKGDGKVRGKKMSTRVDMTPMVDLGFLLITFFMLATTMSKPTSMTLAVPDKTDEKDQEKTEPLKASKVLTLFMGANDDVYYLDGVAADDDKAEASLKTTRYGFDLRSVIFNSAKRINAANPKDEKGNDPFVVVIKPTPVSTYKNMVDVLDEMAITKSKRYALVETLTDSEKKLLGDKIVEK